One segment of Gordonia terrae DNA contains the following:
- a CDS encoding DUF3500 domain-containing protein, which yields MTDEQREQVTYDYDDETKTTSWSNFPVTLVDRAGVNLADLSDEQRTAALRVLDALLSDEGYATVTGIMGGDEYLHKKQFDRGLPRSVHRGSTDRGISRRDLRQLVRSHHLRHDPG from the coding sequence CTGACCGACGAACAGCGTGAGCAGGTCACCTACGACTACGACGACGAAACCAAGACGACGTCATGGTCGAACTTTCCGGTCACCCTCGTCGACCGCGCGGGCGTGAATCTCGCCGATCTGAGCGATGAACAGCGGACCGCCGCACTGAGAGTTCTCGATGCACTGCTGAGCGACGAGGGGTACGCCACAGTCACCGGAATCATGGGCGGCGACGAGTACCTTCACAAGAAGCAGTTCGACCGAGGACTCCCTCGGTCAGTGCACCGAGGTTCAACAGATCGCGGCATCTCTCGACGAGACCTACGTCAACTGGTCCGGAGCCACCACCTACGACATGACCCAGGGTGA
- a CDS encoding SRPBCC family protein, which translates to MTDTTGATLTYTFAASPDAVFDAWTTPELFATWFGGGANEVPVDSVTLDARPGGTWTATMIVSDDMPEFHWRGEYIEVHRPTRLVLTMTDEPGDARERLTADFLAVDAGTEVRFGQTGGNLTDEQYEYAAAGWRAAFETLDALLGE; encoded by the coding sequence ATGACCGACACCACCGGGGCTACCCTCACCTACACTTTCGCCGCTTCACCCGACGCCGTCTTCGACGCGTGGACGACACCTGAGCTCTTCGCGACCTGGTTCGGAGGCGGAGCGAACGAGGTGCCCGTCGACTCGGTCACGCTCGACGCCCGCCCCGGAGGCACCTGGACGGCAACGATGATCGTCAGCGACGACATGCCCGAATTCCACTGGCGCGGCGAGTACATCGAGGTTCATCGACCGACCAGGCTCGTCCTGACGATGACCGACGAACCCGGGGACGCGCGTGAACGCCTCACCGCCGACTTTCTCGCCGTCGACGCCGGCACCGAGGTCCGATTCGGTCAGACGGGCGGGAACCTCACGGACGAGCAGTACGAGTACGCCGCCGCCGGATGGCGCGCGGCGTTCGAGACGCTGGACGCATTGTTGGGCGAGTAA
- a CDS encoding DUF3500 domain-containing protein — translation MAASLDETYVNWSGATTYDMTQGDGIYFQISGPDVAIEFAAQQGSAGADVVTTSGWGHVHTIYRDPTGDYAGSVTQQAAAGLGSGGPGGSQPPVGAGPARGYPEPPASGSTSARRFGWFLLTEPASTTR, via the coding sequence ATCGCGGCATCTCTCGACGAGACCTACGTCAACTGGTCCGGAGCCACCACCTACGACATGACCCAGGGTGACGGAATCTACTTCCAGATCTCCGGCCCCGATGTAGCCATCGAGTTCGCCGCGCAGCAAGGTTCGGCCGGCGCCGATGTCGTCACGACGTCGGGCTGGGGACACGTCCACACGATCTACCGTGACCCGACTGGCGACTACGCCGGCAGCGTCACCCAGCAGGCCGCCGCCGGATTGGGTTCGGGCGGTCCCGGCGGCAGCCAGCCTCCCGTCGGTGCAGGACCTGCCCGGGGCTACCCCGAGCCGCCGGCATCCGGATCGACATCGGCCCGAAGATTCGGGTGGTTCCTGCTCACGGAGCCTGCTTCCACCACGCGATGA
- a CDS encoding GNAT family N-acetyltransferase, translated as MAEVRLRQADGADTDRLVAVWRSAVEATHHFLTPADIDGLASRLARDFFPAVELVVAEVGGVIVGFSGTADNRLEMLFVDSAAHGRGIGTVLLDHAVERVGIDELDVNEQNPGAVEFYRRRGFDQVGRSPVDSDGRPFPLLHLRRRAVP; from the coding sequence ATGGCTGAGGTGAGGCTCCGACAGGCCGACGGCGCGGACACGGACCGACTGGTGGCCGTGTGGCGCTCTGCGGTCGAGGCAACGCACCACTTTCTGACTCCCGCTGACATCGACGGCCTTGCCAGTCGACTCGCGCGGGATTTCTTCCCCGCGGTGGAATTGGTCGTCGCTGAGGTCGGTGGAGTCATCGTCGGCTTCAGCGGGACAGCCGACAACCGGCTCGAGATGCTGTTCGTCGATTCTGCCGCCCACGGCCGGGGCATCGGCACGGTGCTGCTCGATCATGCGGTGGAACGCGTGGGCATCGACGAGCTCGACGTCAACGAGCAGAATCCGGGTGCCGTGGAATTCTATCGGCGCAGAGGTTTCGACCAGGTGGGGCGTTCGCCGGTCGACTCGGATGGCCGGCCGTTCCCGCTTCTACACCTGCGCCGCCGCGCGGTTCCATAG
- a CDS encoding PE-PPE domain-containing protein — MTKRYLRTILVLILAAGIGQWSPVAGAVPDPGGATVLTLDPAFRSLPMNWLRGELFASPNRVVKVPYNNFPGATNTHRGRDKLNEMLHEIPGRKIVVGHSQGAQVQDDWLRTYGPTSDIDPATVMFVLTGDLESKYNGCANQGGCRADYGGNNFPDNTRYTVKIVARQYDYWADAPNRDLMTDAARRNHSASNSVGGQGEGRPVHNDYSMIGLHDPANKTFVEGNATYILGSPATYYLPMVTQMWTTAARKATEDARLRPEVEKAYDRPMGAPPATSGT, encoded by the coding sequence ATGACGAAGCGATATCTGCGGACCATTCTTGTGCTCATTCTGGCGGCCGGGATCGGACAATGGTCACCGGTCGCCGGTGCAGTCCCGGATCCGGGCGGCGCGACCGTCCTGACGCTCGACCCTGCGTTCCGTTCCCTGCCGATGAATTGGCTGCGCGGCGAGTTGTTCGCATCACCGAATCGCGTCGTGAAGGTGCCCTACAACAACTTCCCCGGCGCGACGAACACCCACCGCGGGCGGGACAAGCTCAACGAGATGCTGCACGAGATCCCGGGCCGGAAGATCGTAGTGGGTCACAGTCAGGGTGCGCAGGTTCAAGACGATTGGCTGCGCACCTATGGGCCCACGAGCGACATCGACCCCGCGACAGTGATGTTCGTACTCACCGGTGATCTCGAATCCAAATACAACGGATGCGCCAATCAAGGCGGCTGCCGAGCAGACTATGGCGGAAACAACTTTCCCGACAACACCCGATACACCGTCAAGATCGTTGCGAGGCAGTACGACTACTGGGCCGACGCACCCAACCGCGATCTGATGACCGACGCCGCTCGTCGAAACCACAGCGCGTCGAATTCTGTTGGCGGACAGGGTGAAGGCCGTCCCGTGCACAACGACTACAGCATGATCGGACTCCACGATCCGGCCAACAAGACCTTCGTCGAGGGCAATGCCACGTACATCCTCGGGTCTCCGGCCACCTACTATCTGCCGATGGTCACCCAGATGTGGACCACTGCAGCCCGCAAGGCGACCGAGGACGCCCGGCTCCGCCCAGAGGTCGAGAAGGCCTACGACCGGCCGATGGGGGCGCCACCGGCAACCTCGGGTACCTGA
- a CDS encoding SDR family NAD(P)-dependent oxidoreductase, which produces MSRIGTELQAVLGRSVGMALQRRTLLPRVVSEAIAGDGRDVQGLTVVVTGASAGIGRESVRQLTARGAHVIAVARRRQELIELSEETGCDHTLCDLSDEMSTAALIDELRSEPIDVLVNNAGHSIRRTILDSTDRLHDYQRTMRLNYLAPVQLSLGLLPDMVDRRSGHIVNVCTWGIMANTFPRFSAYAASKSALAIFGRSLNAENPHPQIRATNVYFPLVRTEMIAPTAAYDNTPALTVEEAGRWIVRAITHRPTSVAPAAVRTLLPVIDYLAPTAADRAIASLT; this is translated from the coding sequence ATGAGCAGGATCGGCACCGAGCTGCAAGCGGTTCTCGGCAGGAGCGTCGGGATGGCGCTACAACGCCGCACCCTGCTGCCCCGCGTGGTTTCCGAGGCGATCGCCGGTGACGGGCGCGATGTCCAGGGGCTGACGGTGGTGGTGACCGGCGCATCGGCAGGGATCGGGCGGGAATCGGTGCGGCAGCTCACCGCCCGCGGCGCGCACGTGATAGCCGTCGCACGACGCCGACAGGAACTGATCGAACTGTCCGAGGAGACAGGTTGTGACCACACACTCTGCGACCTCTCCGACGAGATGTCGACCGCGGCGTTGATCGACGAACTTCGCAGTGAACCGATCGACGTGCTGGTCAACAACGCAGGCCATTCGATCCGTCGGACGATCCTCGACTCCACCGACCGGCTCCACGACTACCAGCGCACCATGCGTCTCAACTACCTCGCCCCCGTTCAACTGTCGCTCGGCCTGTTGCCGGACATGGTCGACCGTCGGTCAGGACATATCGTCAACGTGTGCACGTGGGGCATCATGGCGAACACCTTTCCCAGGTTCTCTGCATACGCCGCGTCGAAGAGTGCGCTGGCCATCTTCGGCCGTAGCCTCAACGCAGAGAATCCCCATCCACAGATTCGGGCCACGAACGTCTACTTCCCCCTCGTGCGAACCGAGATGATCGCTCCCACAGCCGCTTACGACAACACTCCGGCACTCACCGTCGAGGAAGCCGGGCGGTGGATCGTCCGCGCGATCACCCATCGTCCGACCTCGGTGGCGCCGGCAGCTGTACGCACGCTGCTGCCCGTCATCGACTATCTCGCACCGACGGCCGCCGACAGGGCGATTGCATCGCTCACCTGA
- a CDS encoding DUF1801 domain-containing protein, producing the protein MNDNKRARGPAPTMSPSAVPIGEALDRAVGPRRGEADELLSLLSEVTGREPVVWAGRMVGFGEYEYRYASGHCGRAPELAFATGPKNHTIYLVSDFATRWPDLVETLGKNRVGKSCLHLTRLDDVDRAVLRTLLERSLAGTRATHEG; encoded by the coding sequence GTGAACGACAACAAGCGTGCCCGAGGCCCAGCGCCGACGATGAGTCCCTCGGCGGTACCGATCGGGGAAGCACTCGACCGGGCGGTTGGTCCGCGTCGAGGTGAGGCCGACGAACTGCTCTCGTTGTTGTCGGAGGTCACCGGGAGGGAGCCCGTGGTGTGGGCCGGCCGGATGGTCGGCTTCGGCGAATACGAGTACCGGTACGCCAGCGGACACTGCGGCCGGGCACCCGAACTCGCCTTCGCAACAGGGCCCAAGAATCACACCATCTACCTGGTGAGCGATTTCGCGACCCGGTGGCCAGATCTCGTCGAGACGCTCGGAAAGAATCGTGTAGGAAAGTCGTGCCTGCATCTGACCCGCCTCGACGACGTGGATCGTGCGGTGTTGCGAACGCTTCTCGAGCGATCTCTGGCGGGGACGCGTGCAACCCACGAGGGTTGA
- a CDS encoding NAD(P)/FAD-dependent oxidoreductase has protein sequence MNTTGITRIDDERVDAQRPRVVVLGAGYAGAMAANRLRRSPSVDVTIVNPQPFFVQRIRLHQFASGTGDPQVGLDGMLADDIRVVVDTATLIDTGGRRVHLASGAHLDYDYLIYAIGSRHRTPDIAGAAEHALFIADWASAQRIRERVGSLGAQRRSLSSVGGLTGIEVAAELAESGHDVRLVGGGGIATSVGGRARRATEKQLHRLGVDVVDQGRVVEIGERTVTVALDGEHTVLPSTATILATGFEAPELAAASGLATDEIGRLRADVPLGSIDDDRVVGAGDAVAVEGISLRMSCQAAEPLGAQAADAVLARIDGEQPTVVDQGFVAQCASIGRHAATLQFTRRDDAPTRAVVTGRLAALTKELVCRQTVANIRREAARPGRFSWFSGAKATAVEPEPAGR, from the coding sequence ATGAACACCACCGGCATCACACGGATCGACGACGAGCGGGTCGACGCGCAACGGCCACGCGTGGTCGTCCTCGGCGCGGGCTACGCCGGCGCGATGGCGGCCAACAGGCTTCGGCGCAGCCCCTCCGTCGACGTCACGATCGTGAACCCGCAGCCGTTCTTCGTGCAGCGCATCCGGCTTCACCAGTTCGCATCGGGGACCGGCGATCCCCAGGTCGGACTCGACGGCATGCTCGCCGACGACATTCGCGTTGTCGTCGACACCGCCACGCTCATCGACACCGGCGGGCGTCGGGTTCATCTGGCGTCGGGCGCACACCTCGACTACGACTACCTGATCTACGCGATCGGGAGCCGGCACCGCACCCCGGACATCGCAGGTGCAGCGGAACATGCTCTGTTCATCGCCGATTGGGCGAGTGCACAACGCATCCGGGAACGCGTCGGGAGTCTGGGGGCGCAGAGACGGTCACTGTCATCGGTGGGGGGGCTCACCGGGATCGAAGTCGCGGCAGAACTCGCCGAGAGCGGACACGACGTCCGGCTGGTCGGCGGCGGAGGGATCGCGACCTCGGTGGGCGGCCGGGCCCGGCGCGCCACGGAGAAGCAGCTGCACCGACTCGGTGTCGATGTCGTGGATCAGGGACGCGTGGTCGAGATAGGGGAGCGGACCGTCACCGTCGCTCTCGACGGCGAACACACCGTACTTCCCAGCACGGCAACGATTCTCGCCACCGGCTTCGAGGCTCCGGAACTCGCAGCCGCCAGCGGCCTGGCGACCGACGAGATCGGCCGTCTCCGCGCCGACGTACCGCTGGGCAGCATCGACGACGATCGGGTGGTCGGCGCCGGTGATGCGGTTGCGGTCGAGGGGATCTCGTTGCGGATGAGCTGCCAGGCCGCCGAGCCGCTGGGCGCTCAGGCCGCTGACGCGGTGCTTGCGAGGATCGACGGTGAGCAGCCGACCGTCGTCGATCAGGGCTTCGTCGCGCAGTGTGCCAGCATCGGCCGACACGCGGCCACTCTGCAGTTCACGCGCCGTGACGATGCGCCGACGCGTGCCGTGGTGACAGGTCGCCTCGCGGCCTTGACCAAGGAGTTGGTCTGCCGTCAGACCGTGGCGAACATCCGGCGTGAGGCCGCGCGACCCGGTAGGTTCAGCTGGTTCAGCGGCGCGAAGGCAACGGCCGTCGAGCCTGAACCGGCAGGGCGATGA
- a CDS encoding DUF5996 family protein — protein METQYEAWPALPVDSWSDTRDTVQLWTQIVGKTRLALGPEINHWWGVPLYVDGRGLTTSLMAVGTRGLEIRFDFVDHELVFLVTDGSTRRMKLEPRTVADFYAEYTGHLTDLGFDIDIVGTPVELPDATPFAEDTVHSSYDPQAITRFWWSLVSAQRVLSTFRGEFRGKSSPVHFFWGAFDLAVTRFSGRSAPQHPGGVPNCPDWVMHEAYSDEVSSAGYWPGGAEEGAFYAYAYPHPEGYDTHPAVEAPAHWDAALGEYVLPYHLVRQAPDPDAVVLKFLRQTHQAAAETAGWE, from the coding sequence ATGGAAACCCAATACGAGGCCTGGCCCGCGCTACCGGTTGATTCGTGGAGCGACACCAGGGACACGGTGCAGTTGTGGACCCAGATCGTCGGTAAGACGCGTCTCGCTCTCGGTCCCGAGATCAATCACTGGTGGGGGGTACCGCTGTATGTCGACGGGCGTGGACTCACCACGTCGCTGATGGCCGTCGGAACTCGCGGGCTCGAGATCCGCTTCGATTTCGTGGACCACGAGTTGGTCTTCCTGGTCACCGACGGATCCACTCGTCGGATGAAGCTCGAACCGCGGACGGTGGCCGACTTCTACGCCGAATACACCGGCCACCTGACCGACCTCGGTTTCGACATCGACATCGTCGGGACCCCCGTCGAACTGCCTGACGCCACCCCGTTCGCAGAGGACACGGTCCACTCGTCCTACGACCCGCAAGCCATTACGAGGTTCTGGTGGTCGCTCGTCAGCGCTCAGCGGGTGTTGTCGACGTTCCGTGGTGAGTTCAGGGGTAAGTCGTCGCCTGTGCATTTCTTCTGGGGTGCTTTCGATCTGGCGGTCACTCGTTTCTCGGGGCGAAGCGCGCCGCAGCATCCCGGCGGGGTTCCGAACTGTCCCGACTGGGTCATGCACGAGGCTTACAGCGACGAGGTGTCGAGCGCGGGATACTGGCCGGGAGGCGCCGAGGAAGGTGCCTTCTACGCCTACGCGTATCCGCATCCCGAGGGATACGACACCCACCCTGCGGTGGAGGCCCCGGCCCACTGGGATGCCGCGCTGGGGGAGTACGTCCTGCCGTATCACCTCGTTCGCCAAGCGCCGGATCCGGACGCCGTGGTGCTGAAATTCCTTCGCCAAACCCACCAGGCGGCGGCCGAGACCGCCGGCTGGGAGTGA
- a CDS encoding DoxX family protein — MLALTESAGPWLIGVYRMVIGFLFFCHGTTTLWGWPIEPYGGATAEFGAWPSWWAAAIQVVGGLLIMIGVGTRVAAFVSVGSMAVAYFWKHQGDGLLPVQNDGESSALFCWALLILVVIGPGKLAVQPVLDRLRGRAIPANTTGSGTVPQAPEPSMAQH; from the coding sequence ATGCTTGCCTTAACTGAGAGTGCCGGTCCGTGGTTGATCGGCGTCTATCGCATGGTCATCGGTTTCCTTTTCTTCTGTCATGGGACGACAACGCTGTGGGGGTGGCCGATCGAACCGTACGGTGGCGCGACTGCGGAGTTCGGCGCTTGGCCATCCTGGTGGGCCGCCGCGATCCAAGTGGTCGGCGGTTTGCTGATCATGATCGGCGTGGGAACCCGGGTTGCCGCCTTCGTCAGCGTGGGAAGCATGGCAGTCGCATATTTCTGGAAGCACCAGGGCGATGGCCTACTGCCGGTTCAAAACGACGGCGAGTCCTCGGCGCTCTTCTGCTGGGCGCTCCTGATCCTGGTCGTGATCGGGCCCGGAAAGCTGGCTGTGCAGCCTGTGCTCGATCGTCTACGCGGTCGAGCGATACCCGCGAACACGACTGGCTCGGGCACTGTTCCACAGGCACCCGAGCCATCCATGGCTCAGCACTGA
- a CDS encoding DUF4436 family protein: MAQAGEHKAWVKGLAIVVGLLILYVAVLAVYAAGDSGDDSDTRKPAANGVLVYVDVDAVNGGAFEIGGHITVYAGDDLLDARGDLDEDVTIDVSPLTSSTELKFSAGTRPGTLPVTMYSDGDIRLWPFDSYVSDSVTVQAYGPGDVELPTEVAVTDSLIGWHVGAADSDYAGGQAFTITSSRTAGSLTFDLALCVMLVVLPICTLFVSIQTVRRRKAFQPPMVTWFAVMLFAVLPLRNIFPGSPPFGSWVDYSVVLWVLGGLVASLALYVIAWWKQAP, encoded by the coding sequence ATGGCGCAAGCCGGTGAGCACAAGGCGTGGGTCAAGGGTCTGGCGATCGTTGTCGGTCTGTTGATTCTGTACGTCGCCGTTCTGGCGGTCTATGCCGCCGGCGATTCCGGCGATGATTCGGACACACGGAAACCCGCGGCGAACGGGGTACTCGTGTACGTCGACGTCGACGCCGTGAACGGTGGCGCCTTCGAAATCGGCGGTCACATCACGGTCTATGCCGGGGACGATCTGCTCGATGCGCGTGGTGACCTCGACGAGGATGTGACGATCGACGTCTCACCGCTGACCTCGTCGACCGAACTCAAGTTCTCTGCGGGTACGCGGCCGGGCACCCTCCCGGTGACGATGTACAGCGATGGTGACATCCGACTGTGGCCATTCGACAGCTACGTGTCGGATTCGGTCACCGTCCAGGCGTACGGCCCGGGTGACGTGGAATTGCCGACGGAGGTCGCTGTCACCGACTCACTGATCGGCTGGCACGTCGGAGCGGCCGACAGCGACTACGCCGGTGGGCAGGCGTTCACGATCACGTCGTCGAGGACGGCCGGATCCCTGACGTTCGATCTCGCGTTGTGCGTGATGCTGGTCGTCTTACCGATCTGCACTCTCTTCGTCTCCATTCAAACCGTGCGGCGTCGCAAGGCATTTCAACCCCCGATGGTCACCTGGTTCGCGGTGATGCTGTTCGCCGTGCTCCCGCTGCGCAACATCTTCCCCGGATCGCCTCCGTTCGGGTCGTGGGTCGACTACTCGGTGGTGCTCTGGGTCCTCGGCGGGCTCGTCGCATCGCTCGCGCTGTATGTCATCGCGTGGTGGAAGCAGGCTCCGTGA
- a CDS encoding TetR/AcrR family transcriptional regulator, with amino-acid sequence MTLAGTKGVPRAVREQQIIDVATAEFAERGYANASLVDIAATAGISKPLIYTYFGSRDGLHAACVQRAGEQLVEAVTAAQQVQGAHLRALATLTAIVEALDGGTEKWRVLYDFTPPKPSAAHDRTRHYQQALNALGSQGVAEVLSVRAGPMSSETHSLLLACWFSVVSAVIDWWTEHHDLTAAEVTRHCRQLVEAIQHPR; translated from the coding sequence TTGACGCTCGCGGGAACAAAAGGTGTGCCCCGTGCGGTGCGGGAGCAACAGATCATCGATGTCGCGACGGCGGAGTTCGCCGAACGCGGTTACGCAAACGCCTCCCTGGTCGACATAGCGGCGACGGCAGGTATCTCGAAGCCGTTGATCTACACCTACTTCGGGTCGCGCGATGGTCTGCACGCGGCGTGCGTTCAGCGGGCGGGGGAGCAACTCGTCGAGGCGGTGACCGCTGCGCAACAGGTGCAGGGGGCCCACCTGCGCGCTCTGGCGACATTGACAGCGATCGTCGAGGCGCTCGACGGCGGTACCGAGAAATGGCGGGTGCTCTACGATTTCACCCCGCCCAAGCCGAGCGCCGCACATGACCGAACGCGCCACTACCAGCAGGCGCTCAACGCCCTGGGTTCACAAGGGGTGGCCGAGGTCCTGTCGGTGCGGGCTGGTCCGATGTCGTCAGAGACACATTCGCTGTTGCTCGCATGCTGGTTCAGCGTCGTGTCCGCGGTGATCGACTGGTGGACAGAGCATCATGACCTGACCGCCGCCGAGGTCACCCGTCACTGCCGGCAGTTGGTCGAGGCGATCCAGCACCCTCGCTGA